A genomic segment from Nocardiopsis sp. Huas11 encodes:
- a CDS encoding MoxR family ATPase has product MTADEAVLLADEFDGMVASVGSAVLGKTDVVRLALVAMLTQGHILLEDVPGTGKTTLARAIAAAVGGEWRRIQFTPDLLPSDVTGVTVFHQGTREFEFHPGPVFANVVVADEINRASPKTQSSLLEVMEERTVTVDGHAHAVPSPFLVVATQNPVEMSGTYRLPEAQLDRFLMRLTLGYADPAAELAIIRGDRLTSPGDLKPSTDPERMAWIRQSANRVHVHDAVYEYILRVAHATRAHASLSVGLSTRSTVAMVQAMRMLALTSGRPHVEPEDVKLLAQPVWAHRLVLSPEASVGGRGGSDVLAEILTETPAPSPRDPGAPAGR; this is encoded by the coding sequence ATGACGGCGGACGAGGCCGTGCTCCTCGCGGACGAGTTCGACGGCATGGTCGCCTCCGTCGGATCGGCCGTCCTCGGCAAGACCGACGTCGTCCGACTGGCCCTGGTCGCCATGCTCACCCAGGGCCACATCCTGTTGGAGGACGTGCCCGGCACCGGCAAGACCACGCTCGCGCGGGCCATCGCGGCGGCCGTCGGCGGTGAGTGGCGGCGGATCCAGTTCACGCCCGACCTGCTGCCCTCCGACGTCACCGGCGTCACGGTCTTCCACCAGGGCACGCGCGAGTTCGAGTTCCACCCCGGACCGGTGTTCGCCAACGTCGTCGTGGCCGACGAGATCAACCGGGCCTCGCCCAAGACCCAGTCCTCGCTGCTGGAGGTCATGGAGGAGCGCACGGTCACCGTGGACGGCCACGCCCACGCCGTCCCCTCGCCCTTCCTGGTCGTGGCCACCCAGAACCCGGTCGAGATGTCGGGCACCTACCGGCTGCCCGAAGCGCAGCTGGACCGTTTCCTGATGCGGCTCACGCTGGGCTACGCCGACCCCGCGGCCGAACTCGCCATCATCCGGGGCGACCGGCTCACTTCGCCGGGCGACCTCAAACCCAGCACCGACCCCGAGCGGATGGCGTGGATCCGTCAGAGCGCGAACCGGGTGCACGTCCACGACGCCGTCTACGAGTACATCCTGCGCGTCGCCCACGCGACCCGGGCGCACGCCTCGCTCAGTGTGGGCCTGTCCACCCGTTCGACGGTGGCGATGGTCCAGGCGATGCGGATGCTCGCGCTCACCTCGGGCCGGCCCCACGTCGAGCCCGAGGACGTCAAGCTCCTGGCCCAGCCCGTGTGGGCGCACCGGCTCGTCCTGTCCCCGGAGGCCTCGGTCGGGGGACGCGGCGGGTCCGACGTCCTGGCGGAGATCCTGACGGAGACCCCGGCGCCCTCGCCGCGGGACCCGGGAGCACCGGCGGGCCGCTGA